A genomic region of Arachis hypogaea cultivar Tifrunner chromosome 5, arahy.Tifrunner.gnm2.J5K5, whole genome shotgun sequence contains the following coding sequences:
- the LOC112800190 gene encoding pentatricopeptide repeat-containing protein At4g19220, mitochondrial-like — MFVNSNTRKSLKDGLVSDSSSRPRFPYLQKLKSLKNPVSTLKIDVKMRTWVAFPFQLLIKHITRWASQNLAFLPPRRSPSSNSFSSQNYHKGRFRNFKGQRDLILSNSRPLLSFFGHCFSTAIQLFEEMPQRIFHVNNVDFGLVLDYIRLSLKRPRTVTAYVAHCASLKIGALGHLPISTSLLTVYSKAGDFKSSRDLFGEINNRDIIAWNAIVAACLENNCYSRALGFLDEMSKAQIGFDSTTLLLMVSVSLHMKNFEHGQAIHCLSVKSGMLVDISLGNALTDMHAKCGDLSSAESLFEEMEYKDVVSWNSIMRGSLYNSDPEKSLYYFKRMTCAGETADCIGLSCAISASSRLGKLAFGQSIHGQGIKLGYRDRSHVSFSNSLISLYSQSGDISDAETVFREIAQKDVVSWNAMMEGFASNEKVNEVFDLLLEMQRTGSFQPDVVTFTTILPLCAELLLSKEGRTIHAFAIRRQMVPDHLPMLNSLIDMYSKFNLVEKARILFNSASQRDLVSWNVMISGYSQNSYSEEARDLFRELLNRVPNCSPSTVFAILSSCDSLDSLHFGRSIHCWKLKSGFLNNILLVNSLMHMYINCGDLKAGFSILQENSAVADIGSWNTLIVGCVRGDHFQEALETFSLMRQLAAFNHDSITIVGVLSACANLGLLSQGKTLHGLTHKSPLQSDTRVQNSLITMYGRCEDIDSARVVFKFCSVPNLCSWNCMISALSHNKESREALEFFRDLRFKPNEFTIVSILSVCSQLGILRHGKQVHGHVFRSRIQCNSFIATALVDLYSNCGRLDIALKVFRHSEKSESAWNSTIAAYGYHGKGEQAIELFHEMCKSGTRVTKSTFVSLLSACSHSGLVNQGLWFYNRMLEEYSVEPEIEHQVYVVDMLGKSGRLDEAYEYTKGLESKATSGVWGTLLSACNYHGAIKLGKQVAQHLFEVDPQNVGYYISLSNMYVAAGSWKDATELREYVQDQGLKKAAGYSLIDVGLGQESA, encoded by the exons ATGTTTGTTAATAGTAATACACGCAAGAGTTTAAAAGATGGTTTGGTTTCTGATTCGTCGTCAAGACCAAGGTTTCCATACTTACAGAAGCTAAAGAGTCTAAAGAATCCTGTATCCACTTTGAAGAT TGATGTGAAAATGAGAACATGGGTAGCTTTTCCTTTTCAATTGCTCATAAAGCATATAACAAGATGGGCTTCTCAAAATTTAGCCTTTCTTCCACCAAGAAGATCACCATCATCCAATTCATTTTCTTCACAGAACTACCATAAGGGAAGGTTCAGAAATTTTAAGGGGCAAAGAGATCTTATTCTATCAAATTCTCGTCCTCTGTTGTCATTTTTTGGTCATTGTTTTTCTACTGCCATTCAACTGTTCGAGGAAATGCCACAAAGGATCTTTCATGTCAATAATGTTGATTTTGGATTAGTTCTTGATTACATTAGATTGTCCCTCAAAAGACCAAGAACTGTGACTGCCTATGTTGCTCACTGTGCTTCCTTAAAAATAGGTGCTCTAGGTCACCTACCTATTTCAACATCTCTACTCACTGTTTATTCCAAGGCTGGAGATTTCAAATCTTCAAGAGATTTGTTTGGTGAGATTAACAACAGAGATATCATAGCTTGGAATGCCATTGTTGCAGCATGTCTTGAAAATAACTGCTATAGTAGAGCATTGGGATTCTTAGATGAAATGAGTAAGGCTCAAATTGGGTTTGATTCCACCACTCTATTGCTTATGGTATCAGTTTCACTCCACATGAAAAATTTTGAACATGGACAGGCAATTCATTGTTTGAGTGTAAAATCTGGGATGCTTGTGGATATCAGTCTAGGTAATGCTTTAACTGATATGCATGCAAAGTGCGGCGATCTAAGCTCCGCTGAGAGTCTATTTGAAGAGATGGAATATAAAGATGTTGTTTCATGGAATTCAATAATGAGAGGGAGCCTTTACAATAGTGATCCAGAGAAATCACTATATTACTTCAAAAGGATGACTTGTGCTGGAGAAACAGCCGATTGCATTGGTCTATCTTGTGCTATTTCGGCTTCTTCAAGGTTGGGAAAGTTGGCTTTTGGCCAGTCCATTCATGGGCAGGGAATCAAACTAGGTTACAGGGACAGATCACATGTTTCATTTTCCAACTCTCTCATTTCGTTGTATTCACAAAGTGGCGACATCAGCGACGCTGAGACAGTATTCAGGGAAATAGCACAGAAAGATGTCGTTTCCTGGAATGCAATGATGGAAGGATTTGCTTCAAATGAAAAAGTTAATGAAGTATTTGATCTTCTGCTTGAAATGCAAAGAACAGGATCTTTCCAACCTGATGTTGTAACATTTACCACCATACTTCCACTATGTGCAGAGCTTCTGCTCTCCAAAGAAGGAAGAACTATCCATGCATTCGCAATTCGACGACAGATGGTACCTGATCATCTTCCTATGCTGAACAGCCTGATAGACATGTACTCAAAGTTCAACCTTGTGGAGAAAGCCAGGATCTTGTTCAATTCTGCCTCACAGAGAGATTTGGTATCATGGAATGTAATGATATCTGGCTATTCCCAAAACAGTTATTCTGAGGAAGCTCGAGACTTGTTCAGGGAGTTGCTAAACCGGGTTCCAAATTGCAGTCCTTCAACTGTTTTTGCTATTCTTTCTTCCTGTGATTCCCTTGATAGTCTCCACTTTGGAAGATCAATTCACTGCTGGAAGTTAAAATCTGGATTTTTGAACAACATTCTTCTTGTAAATTCTCTCATGCACATGTATATCAATTGTGGTGACCTGAAAGCTGGTTTCTCAATTTTGCAAGAGAACTCTGCAGTTGCAGATATCGGTTCATGGAACACTCTTATTGTAGGTTGTGTAAGAGGTGACCATTTTCAAGAGGCTTTAGAAACTTTCAGTTTGATGAGGCAATTAGCTGCTTTCAACCATGACTCCATAACCATTGTGGGCGTCTTGTCAGCTTGTGCAAACCTAGGACTACTCAGCCAAGGAAAAACTCTCCATGGTCTTACCCACAAATCTCCTTTGCAGTCAGATACACGTGTTCAAAACTCGCTAATTACCATGTATGGCAGATGCGAGGACATCGACAGTGCCAGAGTAGTCTTCAAATTCTGCTCTGTTCCCAACCTATGCTCATGGAACTGCATGATCTCAGCTCTATCTCATAATAAAGAAAGTAGAGAAGCATTGGAATTCTTTCGTGATCTTCGGTTCAAACCAAATGAATTCACCATTGTGAGTATTCTGTCAGTTTGTTCTCAACTTGGCATCCTAAGACATGGAAAACAAGTTCATGGTCATGTGTTCAGGTCCAGAATTCAATGTAATTCTTTCATAGCAACAGCTCTTGTAGACTTGTACAGCAACTGTGGAAGACTGGACATTGCTCTCAAAGTGTTTAGACACTCAGAGAAGTCAGAATCAGCTTGGAACTCCACCATTGCTGCATATGGATATCATggaaaaggagagcaagcaattGAACTCTTCCATGAAATGTGCAAATCAGGAACAAGGGTGACAAAGAGCACTTTTGTTAGCCTATTATCTGCTTGCAGCCATTCAGGACTAGTTAACCAAGGTCTTTGGTTCTACAACCGAATGTTAGAGGAATACAGCGTGGAACCAGAGATTGAGCATCAAGTTTATGTGGTCGACATGCTAGGTAAATCAGGTAGGCTTGATGAGGCTTATGAGTATACAAAAGGCTTGGAATCAAAGGCCACTTCAGGTGTATGGGGAACACTTCTAAGTGCATGCAACTATCATGGAGCAATCAAGTTGGGGAAACAAGTAGCTCAACATCTCTTTGAAGTGGATCCTCAGAATGTTGGATATTACATATCATTGTCAAATATGTATGTTGCTGCAGGAAGCTGGAAAGATGCCACTGAATTGAGAGAGTATGTACAGGACCAAGGATTAAAAAAGGCTGCAGGCTATAGCCTTATTGATGTTGGCTTGGGACAGGAGAGTgcttaa